The window GATAAGCTGAAGTAATCTACTCTCTAATTTCCTTAAATTTTCCATTTATTCACACAATTGCCTAAGAGGGAGAATTCATCTGGTTCGGTCCTTCATTGACTGCATTGCTTTGAATGTCGCTAAAAACCTTATTGAAAATATTGGCTTGGGCCTCTTTTTCTAGGTTTCGCTCATCTTATTGCTGTATTTATGCTTGAAATCATAAGCACTGAACCTATGGATCGGGTCCCTTCTTTGGCATGCCGAGCTTTACGATGTTTTTGTTTTACACTTGCATTTTATACCGTTGCATTGTTAAAAAGTTCATTTTACCATTGTGAATACTTTGCGTTTGATGATTATATTAGGTAAGTTTGAATGATCATGAGATGCTATTTTAGGTAGcggtgttgtagtgtgtaaaagTGAAAGCTTTTGTTGACAGCTGGATTTGTATgttcttcattttcttttttccctTTCCATTCAGAAAAAAAATGGTGGCACATTTTGAAGGATGATGTCATTTTGTCAACCAATCAGTAGAAAATTTTGAGAAACATCTTTCATGTAGGTATTCTTCTTGTTAAACCATTTTATTGCAACTAGAACTAGTCAATGGATGGACATTTTCCTGGTCCTTTTACATTTTTGTAGATAAAGCAACTTGATAGTTCTCTagtattttgtttctttttattttgtacATGAATGACAAGGATTATGGGCATTTGTAGATTTATAACTCAAGATACACATATGTTGCGCACTCCTATTGAGTAATCAATTGAACAGTTGATAGTCCAGAAATGAACTAAACatctttttggattttttttttttttttttttatggcaagggaacccgcagccgctacacTTTGGGTGCGCACATGGTAAACTctgctcctgtgcaatagcctgCAAACCACACAGGGGAGGTAACCTGCACTAGGCAAGCCTCGTGTGACGAGcttgacccagaaggcaaatcccctactatcgtaggcagggggttttgACCCTGAGACCTCCATTGTGGAAGTCTCATgttcaaccaactgagccacccttgcgggtacaTGGGTATGGATACTTAGTGCTCATTCTTCATGAAATGAACAAAACCTCATATTCTCTTCGAAGATTTGTTGCTTTCTTGTTTATAAAGAAATTTTCTATTCGGAGGCCTCCTGTTATTActattttgtttctttttaaaCAATTTCTTGACACATGTTTTGCCTTTACCAATTTACTCAACTGCGATAAGGGAATATTACCAGTAAGTAGGAAAACATCTGCTGAAGGGAACTATAAGATAAGATATTTATTTCCctattctcaattttttttttttttttttttttttgcacaaaagaTCTAAATCAAGAATATTCAACGCAAGAGAGTTAAAGAAAAGTTAAGGTTTGGGTGATTAAGTCCAGCCAAAGGTTTAAACAAGTCTAGATTCCAAGGAAAGTTTCAAAGAGGATAACAAATAGAGTAAGTTTCTTTGCTTATttatccacaaaaaaaaaaaaagcttcttACTTGGCATATGCAACTGTCTTACTCCTTTCCTAATTTGGCAGCTGATGCATATTGATTCTGGTTTGCAATGAAAAAAGTCGTTTGACTGATCGTATAGTGATTGTAATCTGGTTATCCTTACCATTCTCAAAAAAATAGTGATTGTAATGTAGCTTGTAAAATGTGATGCAACATTCTGAACCGTCTTCACTCACTACACAGGAATGGAAAAGCTGTCATTTGGAGAATCTAAATTTTGTTGGAACTGCTGGTGCTGCTTTTTGGTTGCACAAACAGGCTGGTAAGGAGATTGTCAATATCTTGTCAGGATCAATAGTGCCATGTCAGTGCTGAGGTCAATATTGCCATGTCACAGAGGTAGGTAAGAACAATGTGGTGTGACTTTTCTCTGCTGGATTCGTATCATAGTACTGCAAGCATTTATCTAGAACGTTCTTGTTTGATTGAAGATGTCTGGCAAGACTTATATCTCACATTGTTTAGATTTTATTTGCATTGCATTTATAAGGCACACAAAATTCAATTGGAAATGTGAATAGGCGGTTGTTTTGATTGTTAGTaactctttttctttcttgactAGGTCAAAGAAGTTTACATTTTTTAGTAGGTAATGAAGAACTGTAAACAGTTAAGGAAAACCATTTTGCATGCTGATTAAGTTTTTTCCCTCCAGACAAATAGGCATGTTTAGTCGCAACTGGAGAAAAACATACCTATCCTACACTGTGATTCAAAATTTAGTTTAATTGAACAAAAAGTAAAAAGTATCACAAGAGGAATTACGTAATaagttagttttaaattattattgGGTTGCAACTTTAATCCTGCCTTCTCTTAGgatctgtttggaaagccacctggtaattggaattggtgtaattattaGGGTAGTAATCACAcaacctagtaattacacagtatagTAATTATTACAGCCTGTTTAtctgtcataacgtaattacagtgtaattacacgCGTACTGTTAGTTGCACATGTGTAATTACAtagtttgattatattttaaataaaaactaattataaaaaaattaaagttaacatttacaaatatgtgcctttataaatgacattaaacTGTGAATGAACAAGTTATGACAAAAGGATGCAAGTGATGAATTGGTTGATGAGCTTCAATGGAAGTGTCTTGATGTTGATGGTTGGGAATGGTCATCTGACTCAAGAAGCCAAAGATGAGTCTGAGATTGTTCACCTCTTTCATTTAAGTTCTGAAAGAAGTgatatttgaaaagaaaaaaaaaatcatgtctgTTAccagttttaaaaaataaaaaataaaaagtatcgGAAGTGAATAGGAATCTGTAGATTGTCGAAAAAAATATGCCCATCCTATGAGTCCTCTTGAGAGCAATTTAAGGCGTACATATCCTTTAGGATAAAGTAGGGATCATAGAAGGATATTCTGATGCTTTTGATAGCAAAAATTTAAGTCATTCAAATGCCAACAAGCTAATTTACATGTTTCATTTATACCTGAGAAGACTTCTACCATCTCAAGTTTTGTTAATCTAGGTAATTTGTTCGCATACGTGGTTGTAATACTTAACCTGATAGGTCCAGATTTTGAGGGTAGTCAGAACTCTCTGATGTGCAACTATATAGCCTAGCCTCAAAATCTACTACATAAACATTAGCTTTCACGTATTCTTTAGCTGCACGGTTGGTAATTCCACATCTTATCTGGAGGAGCTTATAGTTGATTTACGTATCGATTATCCTATTTAGATTAGTGGTGGCTTCAAATTCCCGTTCTGCTCTTTACATTATCGTGGCAATTTGACTACTGATATGATGCTTTCTTCTTTCTATTATACTTTCCAGAAAGAGGAAGGATTCTAACATGTAATTTTGGATATGCATATTGATTTCATTTTCGGTTGTGTCTGCAGATTATTATTGGCCTTCAGATGTTGGCGTTCCACAAAATCTCTGCCagtctcctctttctgttgcaaGTTATACTCAAGTGGAAGTTGCAATGAGGTATTATCAAATGGTATTGCAAGCAAGGAaaaagagtttgattttgagcgTTTATTCCACTCTTGTACCAAAATCTACATTCTGAAGTGCCTTCATGCCCTTCTCGTTGTGTCAGGGAAGGCTCAGAGTATCTTTATTGGCACCAGACTTGTGAATCTTTATGCTCACTTGGGTGACGTTTCTTTGTCACGGAAGACTTTCTGCATGATAGAGAATAAAGATGCTTATACCTGGAATTCGATGGTATCAGCTTATGTTCGTAATGGTCATTTCCGTGAATCTCTGAATTGTTTGAATGAAATGTTGTCCACAGGTGATGTTAAGCCTGACTTCTACACTTTTCCTCCAGTGTTGAAAGCTTGTGATAATATAATCGATGGTATAAGGATACACTGCTGGGCTTCAAAACTTGGGTTAGAGTGGGATGTGTTTGTAGCTGCCTCCTTGGTGCATATGTATTGCCGTTTCCAATCTTCTACTGTTGCCTTTAGAATTTTTAAGAACATGCCTTATCGGGATATGGGTTGTTGGAATGCTATGATATCTGGGTTTTGTCAGAATGGAAATGCTATGGAGGCATTGAGCCTGTTGGATGAGATGAGATTAGAGGGTATAAAAATGGATTCAGTGACTATTGCAACAGTACTTCCTATATGTGCACAGCTTGGTGATATTGTGCATGGGATGTTAATTCACTTGTATGTTATAAAGCATGGACTAGAATTAGATGTCTTTGTATCGAATGCCTTAATAAACATGTATGCCAGATTTGGTGAGTTAAGACATGCACAAAAagtatttgatgatatgatggcattaAGAGATTTAGTATCATGGAACTCTTTAATTGCTGCATATGAGCAAAATAATGTTCCCGAAAAAGCACTGAAGTACTTTCAAGCGATGATGATAACTGGGATTCGGCCTGACTTGTTGACGTTGGTGAGCTTAGCTTCTAGTATAGCTCAGACCAAAAGTTTTCGTTGTTGCGGATCAGTTCATGGATTTATATTGAGGAGATCTTGGATTCAGAAAGATGTTATTATTGGTAATGCTGTTGTGGATATGTATGCAAAATTGGGTCTTATTCATTGTAGTCGTAAGGTTTTTGATGAGATCCCTATTAAGGATGTAGTGTCATGGAACTCAATGATCACAGGTTATGCTCAAAATGGACTTGCAAGTGAGGCTATTGAAATTTACAACATGATGAAAGAGTGTGATAACATAGCTCCAAACCAAGGAACTTGGGTGAGCATTTTGCCAGCTTATGCTTATCTAGGAGCATTGCAAGAAGGAACAAGGACTCATGGGTATGTTTTCAAAGTAGCTCTTAATTTGGAAGTCTTTGTTGGTACCTCCCTCATTGACCTTTATGGAAaatgtggaagactggatgatGCCATGTCTTTGTTTCATGAGGTGCCTAGGATGAGTTCAGTCCCTTGGAATGCCATAATATCATGTCATGGTATTCATGGACGTGGTAGGGTTTCTCTGAAGCTATTCAATGATATGCTGGATGAATGTGTTAAACCAGATCATGTAACATTTTTATCTCTATTGGCAGCTTGTAGCCATTCAGGGTTAGTTGATGAAGGTAAAAGATACTTTCAAATGATGGAGCAAGAGTTTGGCATCAAACCTGTTCTAAAGCACTATAGCTGCATGGTTGATCTGTTTGCTAGGGCTGGGCGCCTAGAAACGGCATACCATTTTATAAAAAGCATGCCTTTGCAGCCTGATGCTTCAGTTTGGGGTGCTCTTCTTGGTGCATGTAGAGTACATGGAAATGTTGAGCTGGGTAAATTGGCTTCAGATCATTTGTTTGAAGTCGATCCAGAGAATGTTGGGTATTATGTTGTGCTGTCTAACATGTATGCTAATTATGGGGAATGGGAGGGGGTGAATGAAGTGAGATCATTGGTTAGAGACAGGGGGTTGAAGAAGACTCCTGGATGGAGCTCAATTGAACTAAACAATAAGATTGAAGTCTTTTATACGGGAAATCAGTCTCATCCACAATGCGATGAGATATATGAGGAATTAGGTATTTTAACTGCTAAGATGAAGACCTTAGGTTATACTCCAGACTATACCTTTGTATTGCAAGATGTTGAGGATGATGAAAAGGAACAAATTCTTACCAGTCATAGTGAGAGATTGGCTATTGCTTATGGAATTCTAAACACTCCTCCTAAAAGTCCATTACGGATCTATAAGAACTTGCGGGTTTGTGGCGACTGTCACAATGTGACTAAACTAATTTCTAAGATAACAGAGAGAGAGATTATTGTAAGGGACTCCAATCGCTTTCATCACTTCAAGAATGGTATTTGTTCGTGTGGGGATTACTGGTAACATGCGCCCCATAGTTTTGCAGAGAAATTTTAACCTTCAGGTTGATATCATCATAGTATAGCTGCTGCAAGAAATGTAATTTGTTCTTCTCAAGCTGCGGTACTGTCCTGTGAATGATGAATTCTCGCACTCTGGAATGGAATAGAGATTTTTATGAAGGTAATCGTTTGGTTCTCTCGCATTTTTACTTTTCTATAGTGTTGTAGTTGCTATTAAATTAAGAAATTTTACACTTCTTTAAATCACTGTTAACAAATTTTCTTGGAAAGAAGAGTATATATCGATTTGTTAGTTTTAACGTCTTACCAGACATTCTTCTGAATAAGCTAAGTTGACTTAAACTATTTGATATGCTTGTCTGCTGTGTGGCAGAGACTAGGGATAGCAACGGGGTGGTGCGGGTTTAGACATATGCGGGTTCGGTGCGGGGCGGTGCGGGTTTAGACATATGCGGGTTCGGTGCGGGGCGGTGTGAGTGTTATACTTATAACTTCAGGCTAtctctatttatttttatttttttgccctCGTTCTTCCTGTCTCGGCAGTGCTCCCTATCTCTTATTTGTGTGTCCATTGTTATTAGACTTTTCATGCATAAACTTTATCTGGAATAGTCAATCATAATATAAAAAACTACTCCAACTATTCCTGAAAGAAAAACTTTGGGGAAGATCAAGTAGACTAAGAACTATGTATCTAAGGTAATTTCATGTTTCTAGTGCACAGTGCACACTAGCCAACTTTGGTTATTTATCTGATGCATTATTAGTTACTGTTTGTTCTGGAGAGTTTAATGGTTTAAATAAACTTAATTATGAGATGGTTATGTGTTTTTCTGTTTTTCAGGTAGTTCATAATGTAAGAGTTAAATCTAGATATTTAATAGCTGCTCAAAAGTTAATTAGATTTAAACTGGTATTTAGTATAATTTGAGTGCAACTTTCGtgggaatttaaaaaaaatgcgGGGGGCGGGGTTGAAATTTTGCGGGTTAAGACAACCCGCACCATTGCCATCCCTAGCAGAGACATGCTTATTTTTTCCAACTTCAAACTATTAGATAATTTATCGATAACCTTTTTGATTTGTTGTCTGAGAAATGTGGGGCATAATAAAGAAAACCTCAGGAAATAGAGTTTTCAGTTATATCACTTCCCTATATttcctcaggggttggcctggtggtaattggcttgagccttggggtgctccctttcaaggtctcaagttcgaaacccactgggtgcaaacaatttctgagggccatcggactggggtaaaaccctgaattacccgtggtgcacttgcgggaaactccttgccgagggcctatgcacccccgggattagtcggggttcaaagagacccggacacccggtgcttaatcaaaaaaaatatttcctGTTGCAGATTGCACAGGTGTGTATAGTGTATGTCAGTCTCTTGGTTGTGCTGGACCAACTCAAACAATGCTTATGCCTCATTCCACCAGCCCTGAAGATGAGAAAACAGTTATTGAATTTTCTGGTAAGAATTTTGTGACAGGTTATTGAGTATGAAAAAGCTGTGTTTTTTTGAAACTATTCATTGATTTTGTGTATGTGTCACGAAACTTTTGATATTAGCTTATATTTTTTGTTGGAAAAAACTTGCTATATATGTTTTATTGTGACAAACTTGCTATGTTTTATTGTGACAAACTTGCTATGTATGTTTTGTTGTGAAAAACTTGCTATTATCTTTCAATTGAACATCCTACTATTTTCCGTCAGGATGTCAGTTTGACTAGGCTAGTTTTTGCCACATGGAGGAACATATGCAGTTGTGGATTTTTACTTTAGATCATGGGAATGCACTAACTTATCTTATGATTTTACCTTCGTGTTGTGTAAGTTGCTGATCTCTAGGATTTGTATTCTGAAGTCTCGAACCTGTATCCTCAAACGCTTCATTGGCCTCCTTTCTATATTCTTAAATGATTGCACCTGAAGAGCTCCAGGAATTTCCCTCTTTTATTCCCCCACTCGCCAACACAATAAAAAAACCAAATGATTAAGAAAAGAACTAAAATATTTAAACCTATTACATTTGTCACCTGTTGAGTCCATTTAGCTAACTCTTGGACTTTGATGTCTACTTTTGGACCCAAATATTTCTTTAAGGTATTATTTGTGCTCTTTCTTCCATTATAGTCGAGGCTTCATGTTGTACAAGTGTATTTGTGCTATTTATTCCTTTATTGTTAAGATCATCACATGTACAAGTGTTATCTGTTCAGACACATCTGTATCTAGATTGGTATGCCTTTAATGTGCTTTGTTAACTTCTTGGTTAGTGTTTGCTTGAGTTAATAATTTAAGAAAGTATTTTGGGTGTCGGATTAATTCATGTGTCAAAGCAAGGTTTTCAACTGCAATTACTGTTGCAACAGGACAGCAGAAAATATTAACAGGAATGCCATCAAGTCATGTTGTCATTTCATCTTGGCAGGTTCCATGTTTCGCTCTCTATCACAGTGCACAGCTCTCTACAAACAACCGATCGAGCACGAGAATGGCAGGCACCAAACCAAAATCAAAGGTTGTTACTACTTGCTACCCCAGATATTTCGCCGAAGGGAACGATATTGGAAGAAGCGAACCTCTGAAAGTGGAGAAGTGTTCTGCTCTCCAACTGTGCAAAATATTATGATAAGCTTCCTGTATGCAATTCAGCCCTACTTGCTTCCGATTTTTCACAGTACAATTTCGTGTTGGGTTGGCTTCTTAAGAAAGTTTCTTTCCATGGGGACCTTTTATGTCCATTAAGTACTTCAATTCATGGAAATGAGTTATTTATTGAAACCATTGTAATCTTTGTTTGATTGTTCTACATTGGGATGAGAAGAGAAGATTCCCTTTGCCGGCACTTTTATGTAGTTAAGCTTCGTCTGGTATTCAATGCTCTCTGTGTTGTATGAAGTTATGAACATGAGAATACTTGGTTGACGGTAAAGGCAGTCAAGAGTCCAATACATGAATATTGTATTGGAAACATCCAACTGATTGATTTGAGTGTTCAATTAACACATTCAAGAGTGCACATCAATGTGGAGGAAGGGGTATTAATACTGTATTAATGATTAAAAGTTAATGATTCTTATGAAGATGGTCAGTCTGGGAAGTTAGACAATTTTATGATCTATCAAGTGACCTTGAAGTTATTTTTGATCCTATACTACTGAAACAAATGCTCTGTAACTATGGTCCTTTTTAAATGGATGGGTGGTTGAAGTGGGCTTTAAGAATTATGATTCAACATATTGGTATTAAGAATTTTACTGCTGCAATTCAACGGTTTGAAAATGTGGACTCATTGTCAAGAAAACATACTTATGTTATGGTACTAGTTTACTATATGATGGGGAGTTCTGAAACATATCAGTTATTCCTGGAAAAGTTTTATGCGAACTTTCAGGATTCCACCGATGTTTGAGTTCTGGAGCTTATACAACTCTTTGAAGCTACTGATACAAGTGATAAGGGATATTCTTCTGAGCTAGAGGTGGAAGTTTCATTCTTGGGAAGGTTGGGAGAATTTAGTGGAACTGCAAACTGACAGGATACTGCTGATGACATTTCAAATAAAATAGATGCAACTAATAAGTTCACAAGTACTTTGATATTTTGATTGCTCTAACATCTACACAGTTGGTCTCTACTGTATATCTTGACCAGCATAGAGATTACACCAGAAGATCTTTTGGCTGAGAAGTCTACTGTCTCTTGCTTCTTTGAAGTAT is drawn from Lycium barbarum isolate Lr01 chromosome 8, ASM1917538v2, whole genome shotgun sequence and contains these coding sequences:
- the LOC132606276 gene encoding pentatricopeptide repeat-containing protein At4g33990 isoform X7 — translated: MIENKDAYTWNSMVSAYVRNGHFRESLNCLNEMLSTGDVKPDFYTFPPVLKACDNIIDGIRIHCWASKLGLEWDVFVAASLVHMYCRFQSSTVAFRIFKNMPYRDMGCWNAMISGFCQNGNAMEALSLLDEMRLEGIKMDSVTIATVLPICAQLGDIVHGMLIHLYVIKHGLELDVFVSNALINMYARFGELRHAQKVFDDMMALRDLVSWNSLIAAYEQNNVPEKALKYFQAMMITGIRPDLLTLVSLASSIAQTKSFRCCGSVHGFILRRSWIQKDVIIGNAVVDMYAKLGLIHCSRKVFDEIPIKDVVSWNSMITGYAQNGLASEAIEIYNMMKECDNIAPNQGTWVSILPAYAYLGALQEGTRTHGYVFKVALNLEVFVGTSLIDLYGKCGRLDDAMSLFHEVPRMSSVPWNAIISCHGIHGRGRVSLKLFNDMLDECVKPDHVTFLSLLAACSHSGLVDEGKRYFQMMEQEFGIKPVLKHYSCMVDLFARAGRLETAYHFIKSMPLQPDASVWGALLGACRVHGNVELGKLASDHLFEVDPENVGYYVVLSNMYANYGEWEGVNEVRSLVRDRGLKKTPGWSSIELNNKIEVFYTGNQSHPQCDEIYEELGILTAKMKTLGYTPDYTFVLQDVEDDEKEQILTSHSERLAIAYGILNTPPKSPLRIYKNLRVCGDCHNVTKLISKITEREIIVRDSNRFHHFKNGICSCGDYW